From Natronincola ferrireducens, the proteins below share one genomic window:
- a CDS encoding response regulator, with product MRVLIVDDHPLVRRGIASALSFEESIEEVKEAGSIAEALSIMSKDNLEIIMIDLNLGREDGLELVNQAKNKNISTKFVVLTSSLRKEDFFRAKEVGVEGYILKEAFPEDILYGLKVVAKGKKFYDPEVMQFHMRGDKKSYLDELSPREQDVLGELGKGMSNIEIAQRLYISEHTVKKHVSNILSKLRLNHRTEAALYINNTERFGY from the coding sequence ATGAGGGTACTAATTGTTGACGATCATCCATTGGTTAGAAGGGGGATAGCCTCTGCCCTCTCCTTTGAAGAAAGCATAGAAGAAGTAAAAGAGGCAGGTAGTATAGCAGAGGCGTTATCTATCATGTCCAAAGATAATCTAGAGATTATTATGATTGATTTAAATCTTGGCAGGGAGGATGGCCTAGAACTAGTCAATCAAGCCAAAAACAAAAATATATCAACAAAATTTGTAGTTTTAACCTCTTCCCTAAGGAAGGAAGATTTTTTTAGGGCAAAAGAAGTAGGTGTAGAGGGATATATACTAAAGGAAGCATTTCCAGAGGATATCCTCTATGGTCTAAAGGTAGTGGCAAAGGGGAAAAAGTTTTATGATCCTGAGGTTATGCAGTTTCATATGAGGGGAGATAAAAAAAGCTATTTGGATGAGCTGTCACCTAGGGAACAGGATGTTCTTGGTGAACTTGGAAAGGGCATGAGTAACATAGAAATTGCCCAAAGGCTGTATATATCAGAACATACAGTAAAGAAGCATGTCAGCAACATCCTCTCAAAGCTAAGATTAAACCACAGAACAGAAGCAGCCCTTTATATAAATAATACTGAAAGATTCGGCTACTAA
- a CDS encoding response regulator: protein MKIVIVDDHPLVRKGLSLVLENEKNIEVKGEAGTITEACEIILKEKPDIALVDIKLGRENGLEIIEKIFKEKITCKFLLLTSSANEEDFRRAEILGAHGYVLKEALPEELLYAINLVNRGRKYYDPGLMELLMQEDDSEEILTEREQEVLKALGKGLSNREIGNRLFITEYTVKKHVSQILAKLELADRTQAALYANAKGLVKYQ from the coding sequence ATGAAAATTGTTATAGTAGATGACCATCCCCTTGTAAGAAAGGGATTATCTCTTGTACTGGAAAACGAAAAAAATATAGAAGTAAAAGGAGAAGCTGGAACCATCACGGAGGCCTGTGAGATTATATTAAAGGAAAAGCCTGATATAGCCTTAGTTGATATAAAGCTTGGTCGGGAAAATGGCCTAGAAATTATTGAAAAAATTTTTAAAGAGAAAATAACCTGTAAATTCCTTTTATTAACCTCATCTGCAAATGAAGAGGATTTTAGACGGGCAGAAATATTAGGTGCCCATGGTTACGTCCTGAAAGAAGCATTGCCTGAGGAACTCTTATATGCCATCAATCTTGTGAACAGGGGAAGAAAGTACTATGATCCAGGATTAATGGAACTGTTAATGCAGGAGGATGACAGCGAAGAAATTTTAACAGAACGGGAGCAGGAGGTATTAAAGGCTTTAGGGAAGGGCTTGAGCAATCGGGAAATAGGCAACAGACTATTTATCACAGAGTATACCGTAAAAAAACATGTTAGTCAGATTTTAGCTAAGCTGGAGCTTGCCGATAGAACACAGGCAGCATTGTATGCCAATGCAAAGGGATTAGTAAAGTATCAATAA
- a CDS encoding sensor histidine kinase, with protein MDNRQKVTTLFMKTNFLENQPGEIKVIYIYRYMSLLLTSLFYLIGTPSVPIIFKIGVIFLLYLSAKIMMGFYIKLHKNVFIMKVLVLLESSGIILLLFPSGGISSPFIWYALNPVLVAANYLNTIFCWLTLTLYLVSATAISINFINHYNQSIIEMTKENAHLVLVFVLITLAVQLLSNLCKKLHEQSHHLVIQKRELLKANDALQQLNGSLEESMEHIMDLYQAVEIFTNQNNRQNLFQVFADYTEKLTKTNLAFFCGLPYSKYREIITVSNDKSINNEKLQIKKAIQEYGDSFKHTAYPMEFIINAQRYSLIKVKSSTNRYGLIGIQLEDETQLNGLRLRQLYFLANLCTVILERLELEEIEEQLMLVEEQNRIANEIHDNVSQRLFSITYAIHALNGKWQSISNDRLKVQLEHIRQSANEAMQDLRASIYRLSSRKRGEKSLHKTINTYLNSLANLNGITVDFEIKGEEELIPNPVKKAFFRLIREATGNAVRHGRCKEIQVEIHVEKGKIVLMVRDDGKGFNFSALQQTQHSGLGIGNMKNLVEAFGGEFQLYSQLGNGTKIHITIPTNRGSIEEEGGLAI; from the coding sequence GTGGACAATAGGCAGAAAGTAACTACCTTGTTTATGAAAACCAACTTCTTAGAAAATCAACCTGGAGAGATAAAAGTTATCTATATTTATCGATATATGTCATTATTATTGACTTCCCTCTTCTATCTAATTGGCACACCCTCTGTACCCATTATATTTAAGATAGGAGTTATCTTTTTATTGTATTTATCTGCAAAAATTATGATGGGTTTCTACATAAAGCTTCACAAAAACGTATTTATCATGAAGGTATTGGTTTTATTAGAGTCTTCAGGAATTATACTATTACTATTTCCATCAGGAGGTATCAGTAGTCCTTTTATTTGGTATGCATTGAATCCCGTTTTAGTGGCGGCTAATTATTTAAATACCATCTTTTGCTGGTTGACCCTAACCCTTTATCTTGTTTCGGCAACCGCTATAAGCATCAATTTTATTAATCACTACAACCAATCAATTATAGAGATGACAAAGGAAAATGCTCACCTCGTTTTAGTATTTGTTTTAATCACATTAGCTGTTCAACTACTTTCCAATCTATGCAAAAAGCTACATGAGCAATCGCATCATTTAGTGATACAAAAAAGGGAGCTGTTAAAAGCCAATGATGCTTTACAACAGCTGAATGGAAGTCTTGAAGAATCCATGGAGCACATTATGGATCTTTATCAGGCGGTGGAGATATTCACTAACCAAAACAATCGTCAAAATCTATTTCAAGTTTTTGCAGATTATACAGAAAAACTGACAAAAACAAATTTAGCTTTTTTTTGTGGGTTACCCTATTCAAAATATAGGGAAATAATTACAGTCAGTAACGATAAAAGCATCAATAATGAGAAATTACAGATTAAAAAGGCCATTCAAGAGTATGGAGATTCCTTTAAACATACTGCTTACCCCATGGAATTTATAATTAATGCCCAAAGATACAGCCTGATAAAGGTAAAATCCTCAACCAATAGATATGGATTAATAGGAATTCAGTTAGAGGATGAGACCCAATTAAATGGGCTAAGGTTAAGACAGTTATACTTTCTTGCTAACCTATGCACTGTCATTTTAGAAAGGTTGGAGCTAGAAGAAATAGAAGAACAACTAATGCTAGTAGAAGAGCAAAATCGAATTGCTAATGAAATACATGACAATGTATCTCAACGGCTTTTTAGTATTACTTATGCCATCCATGCTTTAAATGGAAAATGGCAAAGCATTTCAAATGATAGATTAAAAGTACAGTTAGAGCATATTAGACAATCTGCCAACGAAGCTATGCAGGATCTAAGGGCTTCTATATATCGGCTAAGCTCAAGAAAGAGGGGGGAGAAGTCCCTACATAAAACCATTAACACTTATCTTAATAGCTTAGCTAATCTTAACGGTATTACCGTAGATTTTGAAATAAAAGGAGAAGAGGAACTGATTCCAAATCCAGTAAAAAAAGCATTTTTTAGGCTTATCCGTGAGGCCACAGGGAATGCAGTCCGGCACGGAAGATGTAAAGAGATACAGGTGGAAATTCACGTGGAGAAAGGAAAAATAGTGCTGATGGTACGTGATGACGGCAAGGGCTTTAACTTCAGTGCACTACAGCAAACTCAGCATAGTGGTCTAGGGATTGGAAATATGAAAAATCTTGTAGAAGCTTTTGGTGGAGAATTTCAATTATATAGCCAGTTGGGTAACGGAACAAAAATACACATTACTATTCCAACTAATAGGGGTTCTATTGAAGAGGAAGGAGGTTTAGCTATATGA
- a CDS encoding sensor histidine kinase: MIYPRIYHRIRSLYKEREIFKIVFYYRYISLLITSTLYIAGDLNHSMPRKGFVVVCMTISSLLLHYLYIKNGKSTFKITLLILLETIGNSFILIPSGGLSSPYVWYSLNTILVASIKLNAKYCWLNLFIYFFSSTIAVQFIVEESRSFTRILIEESNLLLSFVLITGVIQMLVKYARRIHKESNRLAAINRQLLIANRKNKEAMNYIMEIYQGVHLFTKQENKKDFIELMIDYSRKMIRSDMVVFVECFREAEQTIIEGSGSIREEVISEIYKGWKDMISYDGPIEVQLKGRTYLLIAIGCSYRVYGILGVDITPQITEDSYKETVEQLKFLASLSAVTFEKFELEKINERLLINEEQNRIANEIHDGILQRIFSISCSIYTNIKHLEQKEIRDIALELNKTRSYLNGVMKDLRNTIYSLSWSKEGTNNFIVNIKNYIEEMKSLNNSNINLHLEGDHEALSMEQKKAIYRIICEGIGNALRHGRATTIDVYLSIGMNMSFLQILDNGIGFEPIALEREGRMGLGLKNIRILSQAMNGNLKLDSQVGTGTKITIEIPNTIQKLYEEEVV, encoded by the coding sequence TTGATTTATCCAAGAATATACCACAGGATAAGAAGCTTATATAAAGAAAGAGAAATATTTAAAATAGTATTTTACTATAGGTATATTTCTCTATTAATTACATCTACACTTTATATTGCTGGAGATTTAAATCACTCAATGCCAAGGAAAGGTTTTGTCGTAGTATGTATGACTATATCTTCCCTATTACTTCATTATCTTTACATAAAAAATGGAAAGTCTACCTTTAAAATCACTTTGTTAATATTGTTAGAAACCATAGGAAACTCTTTTATACTGATCCCTTCTGGAGGCCTAAGTAGCCCCTATGTTTGGTATTCTCTAAATACCATTCTAGTGGCTTCCATTAAGTTAAATGCTAAGTATTGTTGGTTGAATCTCTTTATTTATTTTTTTAGTTCTACTATTGCAGTTCAATTTATTGTAGAAGAAAGTAGAAGCTTTACTAGGATATTGATAGAGGAATCCAATCTCCTCCTGAGCTTTGTTCTGATCACAGGAGTTATTCAAATGCTAGTAAAGTATGCTAGGAGAATCCATAAGGAAAGCAATAGACTGGCAGCAATCAATAGACAGTTGTTGATAGCCAATAGAAAAAATAAAGAAGCTATGAATTACATAATGGAAATTTATCAAGGAGTCCACCTTTTTACAAAACAGGAGAACAAAAAGGATTTTATAGAGCTGATGATTGATTATAGCAGGAAGATGATAAGAAGCGATATGGTGGTTTTTGTAGAATGCTTTAGGGAGGCCGAGCAAACAATCATTGAAGGGTCTGGTTCTATTAGAGAAGAAGTGATTTCAGAAATATATAAAGGATGGAAAGATATGATTTCCTATGATGGACCAATAGAAGTGCAACTAAAAGGAAGAACATATCTTTTAATTGCTATTGGATGCAGTTATAGGGTTTATGGAATATTAGGGGTTGATATAACTCCTCAAATCACAGAGGATAGCTATAAGGAAACTGTAGAACAGCTAAAATTTTTAGCTAGTCTTAGTGCAGTAACTTTTGAAAAGTTTGAATTAGAAAAGATAAATGAAAGGCTATTAATCAATGAAGAACAGAATCGTATAGCTAATGAAATTCATGATGGTATATTACAAAGGATATTTAGCATATCCTGTAGCATATATACCAACATTAAGCACCTAGAACAAAAAGAAATTAGGGATATAGCCCTTGAGTTAAATAAAACAAGGAGCTATCTCAACGGGGTAATGAAGGATTTAAGGAATACGATTTACTCCCTTAGCTGGAGCAAGGAAGGCACTAATAATTTTATTGTTAATATTAAAAACTATATTGAAGAAATGAAATCATTAAACAATAGTAATATTAACCTGCACCTAGAAGGTGATCATGAAGCCTTGTCTATGGAACAAAAAAAAGCTATCTATAGAATTATATGTGAAGGTATTGGCAATGCCCTCCGACATGGAAGGGCAACAACTATAGATGTTTATCTTTCGATAGGAATGAATATGAGCTTTTTACAAATTCTAGATAATGGTATCGGCTTTGAACCTATAGCCTTAGAGAGGGAGGGAAGGATGGGATTGGGTCTAAAAAATATTCGCATCCTAAGTCAAGCCATGAACGGGAACCTAAAGCTAGATAGTCAGGTAGGAACGGGGACAAAGATAACCATCGAAATTCCTAATACAATTCAAAAGCTATACGAGGAGGAAGTAGTATGA